CAGTCAATGTTGAACATGCGGCTACACCCAAATGTTCTTATTGCTGGTTTTGTTCCCCACCCGCAGTCGGAGGACTTCTTCTCCCTGATAGAGTCCTATGAGGGAAAGGCCCTGAAGCTGTTGGTGTATAACACAGAGACGGACCAGTGCAGAGATGTGGTGGTCACACCCAATGGAGCctggggaggagagggcaggTAAGACCACGCCCACTATCATGCTCAGTCTAATAACCAATGTTATGGACAACCCGGATTCTTTCACTTTTGGGATGCAAGCCTATATAGCCTGTTGTTCCTGCAaatttttcagtggaaaacatttttcctactaaaatacttcaaatacagttgaaaacataaataatttcaaacattCCCAATAAGTGATCTATTTGGGAGGATATTTGATAATCGATTATGCACCCTGATATTAAGTACCTACGCagataaacaaaaccaagataTACAAACCCCACATGTCCCAAGAGCTGcaagaaaagctgtttttgccCTATGTTCAGTTTAGGGTGTGGAATAGGATATGGGTACTTGCATCGCATTCCAGTTCGGCCAGTCACCCCAAAGGAGAGCACAGCTTCGAcaccttctcctctctctgaagAAAACCCGACCCCAGAATTACCTACTAATGGATATACTGAGGTATGAGTCAATTATATTATGGTATAATTTTACTGTCAACACTTTTAATGTTAACAAGGAGCCAGGGTACAATTAAGTTAATTACAGATAGCACATTTATTAGATGCACAAATTAGTGGTTAGTTGGCAAAAGGAAGTCAAATTTATATACATGTTTTGAAAGGCTAACCAGGCACCTCTAAACAATCTTATGTCCTCTTGTTTTTGGCTGAATTAGTGTTGTTCACACAACCTGTAGCCACAGATGTTCCGTTTTTCAAGATGGCAGCCTGAAAGTGGAGTTGGGTGCACTAGGGCCCACAAGGGCACGTGATTTCTCATCTCCCCGCCCCAGGTCTCCCTGATTGCAGCCTCAGGCCAAATTGAGAAGGCTGAAATGGCCTTGGAACATGAACTAATCACCCATCCCGATCCACTCCTGGACTGCTCCCTGCCACCCCCCATCCAAAGGGTCATGGATCCAGGTAGGATTCAGGGAACCCCTTTTACAGCTCTATGGAGCTTACTTGCATGTTACTCATGGCACTAAACAAGAGTGGGGCAGAGGTTTGAATTCGACAAGGCTATTGGTCAAAACATTGACTGGCAAAAGCCCACTGACATCATTAGGTACCTTTCAaacagaaaccaaaatgtgtcaCTTTTATAATGAACAATCTTTTGTATTTTCCATCTAATTTGTAAGTCAAAGAGTCAGCTGACTGAATCTCTTCGCCTTGTGTGTGGCCTTTTTTGAGGGAGCTGTTGCGCCTGATTTTCAGGTTTCTCTGAGCTCTCAGAAGTCCCCGTCACTGAGCTCTCTGAGGTGCCAGACCGGCTGGACCTGTCCATCTCATCCATCGACATGACCAGAACGTCTCTGCTCATTGAGGACGGGGGCAGTGATGACATCTCGGGTGTAGGTAAGTCCAGACCGGTACAGGAGCTGGGGTTGATGGAAGGAATTTTCGGTGCACTGACGTTACTTCCTTGTTTCTCCCCTTGAATAGAAGAGCTAGGGGAGAGTGAACTGCCTTCATCACTGCAGGAGAACCTAATAGATCTGGAGGGTCAGGAAGCAAGTACCGAGCTAGCAGTGGACTCCACTCCATTGTCTGCCGAACCTGCCGAACCCTCCCTTGAGGCCATAAATTCATCCCTGCCAGCGGACTCATCCTTCCCACCGGACGACTTTCCAGTGTCAGTCGACCCCTCTTCTCTAGTGCCCGACTTGTTGTCTACACCTGCTGACTCTGCCTCCCAGCCGGCTGACCCCGCTCCCCTTTCAGTTGAGTCTTCCTCTCCACCTGCTGATGACTCCGCCCTGCCTTTTGACTTCTCCTATCCGCCTGATGATTCTTCCCTGCTCGCTGACTCCTTCTCCCTGCCCACTGAGACCTCTGCCCTGCCcgctgactcctcccccctgcctGCTGAGTCCTCCGACCTGCTCGCTgactcctcctccctgcccacTGAGTCATCTGACCTGCTcgctgactcctcccccctgcTTGCTGACTCCTCCCTGCCCACTGAGTCCTCTGACCTGCTCGCTGACTCCTCCCACCTGCTcgctgactcctcccccctgctcactgactcCTCCCTGCCCACTGACCTGCTCGCTGATTCCTCCTTCCTGCCAGCAGACCCCTCCCCCGTGCCCACTGACAACCCTTCATCCATGCCCGCTGAAACCTCCTCTATGGCCGCCGACTTCTCTTCCCTGCTTACAGACCCCACCCTGCCCACTGACAGCTCCTCTCTGCCTGTTGACATCTCCTCCGTAAGCAtcactgctgatgtcacagacgAGCAGCTGCCCGGCCAGTCAGTGGACTCTGTTGCAGCTGAACCAGGTACTCTGCAGACTCAGGATGCAGAGATCAGTGAGCAAGCTGCTGACTCCATTCCAGAGTAGCAGAGCCTCTGGTCACCGCCAAATGGCAGTCGCCAACTGAAGGTCAACACTCAACCAATGGGAATCATTGTATCAGCCACAGAAGAGCCAATAGAAGATGTCGCACTAGTGGAAATTCTGTAGACAAATCCGCCACTTCCAAATTTGTTCAAATGGACCCCATGACATTAGATTTACAGAAGATCTACAAGGAGGATGAGTTACAGTTTGCACCTAGGGCATTAATCTTGTCTTGAAAAAGGCTCAGAGAAATGCTTTGTCACAGATTTGCAAAGAATCCGTTCAACATGAACACTGAGGTCATACTGTGAATGCAGTTGCTCAAAAAAGGGCTTGCACATTTTCTTACGGTTTGTAATTCTCAACACTTAATTTTATACAACACTAATACAACTGGCAAGCAGGTTCTGAAGGCAGACCTCTTCACAGTTTAATGTATACTCATTAATCTGTTGTTCCTCAGGCAAACTAATTGCATAGGGATATAATCAGTGTATGGATTTTATTAGGTTCACTTCAGGTCTACAGCACATCTTTATACCAGGATATATGACATCGCTGCACTTGTTACGTATCAAGTAttttcaaaagggaaaaaaatggcagatGCTCAATATTAGATAGCATTTTTTCCAAAGACATTGaatttctgtcttctaaataaATCTCAGGTGGTTTAACTGCATATTTCGTTCTACAGAGGACCTAGCCAATGTGTGTACCGAAGTGTGgataaaattaatttccacaTCAATGGTCCTTTTTGGAGAATAA
This region of Anguilla rostrata isolate EN2019 chromosome 8, ASM1855537v3, whole genome shotgun sequence genomic DNA includes:
- the LOC135260952 gene encoding Golgi reassembly-stacking protein 1-like, with translation MGLTQSSDAPSEGTDGYHVHGVQENSPAEKAGLEPFFDFIISIGNYKLYRDNDTLKDQLQANREKPVKMEVYSTKAMSVRELEVVPSNMWGGQGLLGASVRFCSFQGANENVWHVLDVDPNSPAAIAGLQAHTDFIVGADQVLHDSEDFFSLIESYEGKALKLLVYNTETDQCRDVVVTPNGAWGGEGSLGCGIGYGYLHRIPVRPVTPKESTASTPSPLSEENPTPELPTNGYTEVSLIAASGQIEKAEMALEHELITHPDPLLDCSLPPPIQRVMDPGFSELSEVPVTELSEVPDRLDLSISSIDMTRTSLLIEDGGSDDISGVEELGESELPSSLQENLIDLEGQEASTELAVDSTPLSAEPAEPSLEAINSSLPADSSFPPDDFPVSVDPSSLVPDLLSTPADSASQPADPAPLSVESSSPPADDSALPFDFSYPPDDSSLLADSFSLPTETSALPADSSPLPAESSDLLADSSSLPTESSDLLADSSPLLADSSLPTESSDLLADSSHLLADSSPLLTDSSLPTDLLADSSFLPADPSPVPTDNPSSMPAETSSMAADFSSLLTDPTLPTDSSSLPVDISSVSITADVTDEQLPGQSVDSVAAEPGTLQTQDAEISEQAADSIPE